The Oryza sativa Japonica Group chromosome 11, ASM3414082v1 DNA window CGGCGCAGCCGTTGGGCGACGTCAccaacctcctcctcccgaGCACCCCGACCAACCCCACCACCGGCCGCCCCCGCCCACTCCCCTCCgacaccaccgccgctgcctccacTTGCTCCGCGTCTCCCTCGCACACTCCCGTCTCCAAGCCTTCTTCCGCCTCCGGTGAGACCACTGCCCCCAATCCAATCTCTGCGCGCTTCGTTGTAGCAATTGGGATTTTGCTAACGCTCGCCATTGCAGCTGCTGAGGAGCGTAGCTTGGTTAAATCGGCCATCTCCACCGTGTATACAAGGCGCAACACCGCCCAGAAGAGGAGAACCAACGACAACACACCATTTCCTGCCGGAACATCAAGCTGCCCTCCTCCTGCAACTCTTGCAAGTAAAAACAGGTTGCTCCCCACTTTTCTTTCTTTATCTGCATGCACCTACTACAGATTTCATTCACTTTCATTTCGTAATAATTTTGCTTCATCCCAAACGGCACTACCTTGTTGTGCAAATTGACTTATGGGACAAAGACACTGCAAGCTTCTAGTGCTGGGGTCTGGGGTGGTTAGTGCCTTGGATCATTCTCTTGTTTTAGCCTGAAAATCAGCTACATTAAACTGAATGTGGAAGTAATCCAGACTTTTGTTCTGTCTGACAATGCATTGCAGTTGGAAATGGTACAATAAGAGTAAAAGGTCCATGACAATCACTGTCACCACTTTAGCACGATGCTGTATGTCTGTACTTTGACTCATGTAGAAGGATAAATGTTATGTTCCTACCCAGATAATTGCAAATCTTGTAAAGGAAATTGTGGGCATCCTATCTGCATTACTGTGAAGAATCTGTATGTttcccgtcaaaaaaaaaaggggaatcTGTATGTTGAGATTGTaaggctctttttttttttagagaagggtattttttacccggcctctacatccaaccggatatatacggccattgaaatagggaacttagccccgcaaataacccaatctgaaattcgcttcataggagatttgaactcaggaccttggggtactacttaggtcactgtaaccactaggctacatgccctttcgttAAAGTCCCTGAGAAAGTGTTGTGCTGTTAGTTCATTCACAGCCAACAAATAGTTACAGTGGGTGATATCTGAAATACTAAATTGCACTTTTCTTTGTTGTTTTTCTGACTAGGAAAACCTCTATGGCTCAGGGTACTCGGCCTATTTCATCCTTGGTTCCTTGTCATCGATCTAAAAAGGTCAGTTGCATTTCCTAGAACCATAATACATGTTTTGTTATTAGGTATTGAATCATTGTGCTATTGCCTCTTGGAGTGATCTACATGATGCACTGTCCATTACATTTTTGCCCACCTTTGCCATGTAATAATTACTAAAAGCTAAATGTGCTATGTATTTGATTTCTCTTGCACTTCCCTgaccatatttatatatattctgCAATTCAACTGTGATACTGCATATCCAGATGTTATCCTATGAATATTTTGACACACACTGCATTAGTGTGCTTTATGGATATATGCTATGATGCTAAGTATAATATGCTCTTGCCCGGCGAAGTATAATATGCTCTTGGCCATTTTAGGAATCACCTAGCTTAGGTACACAAGTAGAGTGCACTgttcttgttttgtttttgagTTTCGGTCCTAGATATTTCATCGGGTGAGCCGGTGAAGGTAATGAAACCAGCTGCACCAGTGTCTTCATAAACAGCTTTTGCAGAAACGCCtctcaaagaaaaataaacagtTGTCATGATGTTTCACCTTTTTTATTGCTTGAAACTTTGAACAGACGAAGAGCACGAGGATGGAGAATACATCTTCAGGTAAACATATGCTACCAGAAGATTTTGTCAAGAAGCAGAGAGCCTACTTTGAGGAGGTTGATGCCTTTGAGCTGCCAGAGGAGGAGGCCTCAGAGACGGACCTGGAGTGAAGACTCAAGTTAAATCAGTGTATCGGTGCAGCTAGCTTGTATGAAATTACTAGAATATGTGACTACCCTACCTGTACAGAAGCACGCTCGCATAGTTTTACAACAATGTAACTGCGAGTTAGTATAACCCGTGTACCGCAATCATCACCAGTCAAAGCGCTACTGACGTTCTCTCTGTCTTCTGCTTATAGTTGTACAATATCAA harbors:
- the LOC9271062 gene encoding uncharacterized protein, translated to MEPAAATTTPPPSERHRSPKVKRQRSAAAQPLGDVTNLLLPSTPTNPTTGRPRPLPSDTTAAASTCSASPSHTPVSKPSSASAAEERSLVKSAISTVYTRRNTAQKRRTNDNTPFPAGTSSCPPPATLASKNRKTSMAQGTRPISSLVPCHRSKKTKSTRMENTSSGKHMLPEDFVKKQRAYFEEVDAFELPEEEASETDLE